The window CCTGCGCAATGATGCCGAGAACAGTGCCGAGCGTCTGGCCGAAACTTTTGAACGAAGATGCATCAACTGCAGTTGTCGCCAGTCCGAATGCTGCAAAAATCGAACCGAGTGCCTTACCCAACTCGCCGAAAGCTCCCATCAGCGCGCGCACCGCAGGCTCAAGGATCGACCGTATCTTGTCGAAGACCGATGAGAACGCCTGCCACAGCCCTGACAGAAACTGTCGCACCCGGTAGTAGACCTGGAACACAGTAGTGACGAACTTCATGAGGCCTGCTGCCTGCAGCTTCTGGGCAAGCTCTGCCGACATCTGGCCTGACCCGCCTCGAATCGAACTGATGAGCGCCCATACTCCTTGAAAGGCAAGTTTTGTACGGTTCCATGCTCCCATCACCACATCCCGTATCCCGGCAAAGTTCGTTTCCCATGCACGTTTAAGAAGCACTACCGCAATTACGACTGCGGCTATCACGGCGACCACCGGCCAGAAGTAAGCTGAAACCGTCGATCCGACTCCAGCAAGCATCGGCCCCATTGCCACAAGCCCAGCCTTAAGCGCCGGTAAGACTATCCCTATTGTGCCAATGGCAGAAACAACTGCACCAACCACGACAAGTATTGCACCCAGCGCGGCACATAAAGTGAGGACCTTTCGAGTGATATCCGGCATGCTTTTCGCCATGCTTTGAAGATGCAGAATGAAACGGGAGAACATTTGAAAAAGAGGGATCACCACAGGCAGCATCGTTCGACCGAGTATTTCGAAAAGATTGGTAAGCTGCTGTTTTACAAGCCCGTATTGCGAGCCTATATCCTGGTTCATAGCTTTAGCCATTTGCTCGGTAGTCACGGTGCCTGACTTCATGGCCTGCTCGACGCTCTTGATGTTGCCTTCTAGCTGATCCATTCCCATAGACATCTGCAGCAGGAATCGCACTGCCTCGTCTGAACCAAATGCTTTTTTGAGCTTCACCTGCGCGGCGGCCTGGGAAAGATCCGGAAAGCCGCGCTTCACTTCCTGAAGGATCGGGAGAATGCCCTTAAGTCTGCCGCTCGTATCCACGAATGACAGGCCAAGTTCGTCACCGGCCTCGGCAACCTTTAGCATGAATGCCTTGTAAAGCGTGCCTGCCTCGGAGCCGGGCATAGTTGTCTGAAGCTGGCCGAGGATTGCCATCTGCTCCTGCAGTGGCACGTTCGACGCAGCCGCAATCGCGCCGATGTTCTTTATTGCTTCCGCCATCTGTGGACCTGTGGTCTTGAAAACACCTACCGTCTGGGAGAGCGCGCCGGAGAACATCTTCGCCCACTCGATGTCGGACATGTCCTTTGCAAGTGGCTTGAATATGCCGTAGGCAGTCGTGAATGTCTCGACCATCTCCTGGGTCGTTGCTTTGGTTGCTTTGGCGGTAAGAGCAGCCATCGCAGCGAATGTGCCGACCGCCTGATCTGAGAGGTTGGCAAGGGCCGATTTTACGTCATATGCAGCCGTAATGAACTCAGCCTTATTGGTTCCAGCCCACTGGTTCGTGAACGACTCAGCGGCGTCTTCCATCGCACGGAAGTCTTTAACGCCGACAGAGGCAAGTTCACCCAGGGCTGTCTGAGTTGCGACAGTCGATGCTACAAGACCTGTCGGTATTGCAAGCAGCGCCAGTCCCGCACCAACCATCGTTGTGCCTTTTTCAATAAGGCCAAGGTTGCGGGTCATGTTCAAACCAGCGGCTTCGACCGATGCATCCAGAGACTGCATCGACGACTGGACGCGAGTCGCGTTTTGAGTAAATGCGTCTTTGAGACTGACGATTATGCCGAGGCCGAGATCATTCATCGCTTATGCCTGTCCAATTCCTCTCGCTCGAAGTCGAGTTGCCGTTCAAGTGCATCGACGAAATCATGCCGCGTCCTGATCGGCAGCTTTGCGACCTCAGCATACTCCCAGTGCAGCCCTCCATAGGCGAGGAAGAAAACATCCTTCAGGAGCGAACTCCGGGGAATAAAAAAGACGGTTCAGCCTCAAGTTTGGTATGAATACGTGCGCCGCAGGATTCACACTCGCACTCGATATTGGTGTCAATACCTGCGTCGACGCGAAGCATCTCAGCGCGCAGCGCGGTCCGATCCCGCATCGACATTTCGACAAGCGCTTTCTTGCTCGGAGCCGAGTCGTCTATCTCCAGAATACGAATGAGCATCGCAGCAGAAATGTTCGGCTCCTGCATCTGAGCCAGGCGCTTCTCCTTGTTGCCGTCGAGATGAACGAACTGCACTTTCCTGCCGGAGCTGGGCAGCGTGTATACAAACTCACGTGCTTCGCCATATGGCGTCACAGGCAGGTCAGTGAGGTTTATGATGATGTGATTCTTTGCCCGACATGCCGTGTTCGAACAGACCAGATCGAGTTCGACTTCATCACCCAGCGACACTTGTCGAAGCCGCACAAGTGTAAACAGCCGGTCGCCGGAAAGCATATTCAGCACATCACTCACACTCGGCTCCGAATTTTCGCCCAATCGCAGAATGCAGTTAGCAAGCACGCGGTTCACGGCGTCGCCGTTTCGGATAAGCCGCTGGTTGGTGAGCAGTTCTTCCTCCGCGCCGGTCATTTCCCTCAGCTCTATTTCAGGCCCGCTGGGTAGCTCAAACATATACATGTGCGTCTCCTAAATCCAGTATTGATAGCAGATCGTGATTTTCTCAATTGTGTTGTCGGAGCTTCCACCTTCAAGATCGTCATATTCAAGCGACTTCACCCACGCTCCGACAAGCGTCCATCTGCGCGTTTCGTTACCTGCACGATCATACCGAACGATGTCGATGTCGCGCATATACTCTTCCGGCAGCGCGCCGACACCGGAGTTCACATCGGCCTGGATTCTCACCCAGTCACGTGCCGCTTCGTCAGATCCATCAGCGAGCACACCCTTCTCGAGAGTGACATCGCCAAACTTCATACGGCCCGCGACTTTCTGGTCGAACATCGAGCCAGCTGGAGCGAACGCCACTTCCTCAAACTCAGTCTTTGGCTCCTGACCTTTCTTAAAGAGAGCCACATCGAACCCGTTCACTTCGATGGCGAACTGCCAGTTCTGGTAAAGGCTCTGAGGCATCATCACTTCCATGCGGCCACCTCCTAAAATATCTCACTGAAGTCCGCGCCGGTTGCGGTGAGGACGAAATTCAGTTCCACGAACTCAGCGGTCTTCGTAGGTTTCACGAACACCCGGCAGACCATCTGGTTCTGGTCTATCATCTGCGCGGTGTTAGTCTCATCGTCACACTGCACTCTGAAGTCATAGAAACCGCCCTTGCTCTTGATGTTCGAAAGAAACGGAGTGATAAGGCGCACCAGCGCCCGCCATGTCTGCGAGTTGTTCGGCTCGAAGACTACGAAGCGCGACGACTGCGAAACCGCTTCTTCGACATACATCATCAGGCGGCGAACGTTGATTCGGTCGAGCGCGGAAGACTGAGACTGGAGAGTCTTCTGCCCCCAAACATTAATGCCGGTATCTGGGAAGCTCGCTATTACATTAATGCCTTCGGAATAAAGAGTGTCTCGCTCACCGCGGTTGGTCTTGTAGGCAAGAGACAGCACATTGTAGATTCGCCCTCTATCGATTCCAGCAGGCGCATACCACACGTCCGTTTTCTGATCAGATCTGGCGATGCATCCGGCCACCGCTCCGGTCGGAGGAACAAGCTTGCTCTTTCTCGTGAGCGGATCTGAAATTTCAAGCCAGGGATAGTAGAGTGCTGCATAGGATGAATTGAATGCGGCATGGGTGTAGGTACCTTGACCTTTTCGGAAATCGATGACTTCAAGCGGCTCAAGATGGATCGGTGGTTCGGTGATGAATAGCAGGTCTTTGCGATTCTCAGCATAAGTGATCCCGCCAGCAATGACCTGCGCTGTCGTAACACCCGGTGCGAGCACGATATTCAGTGCATCTATCTCGTCGAATGCATAGAAACCGGTGTGTTGGGATGCATCACCGATATAATCCGCATCGGCAAGGCCGCTGATTCCGTTATCACCAGCCGTCAGCGAGAATGCTCCTACGGCGGGTCTGTCCTGGGCAGCGTTTGATGCAACAGAAAGATCGTCGACTGTGATGAATTCCGACACCTCATTAACAACGATTTCCACATGATTCGACTTTGATTCGTCCATCGAAAGGTTCCTGAACACTTCAACAGTCTCGCCTTTATATCGGACGATAAGGTCGAACTCGTTTGCGGCATCCTGTGTGCTGTCAGTGACTTGAACAGAGAGCGCATCACCCCACGTACCCTCATTTATCGCGCTAACTTTCAATGTGTCCTGCGGATCCTGTCCACCGGCCAGATGTGTAGATGCAGCGGGTGTAACCACGCCAGTATCCGTTGAGGACGCCTGAATCAACGCCGATGTACCGGCATGTGCAACAACTGCTGCTACTACCTGTGCGGTTGTGCTTGTCGTATCGCCAGTAGCGTTAGTCGCCAGATGAATAGTAATTGCCTGGCCAGTTACCTCGATTGAAAGCGGCGTATCGTTGCCGGATTTGACAAGTGCGATTGTGATAGAATTGCCAGCCGCACCTGCAGCCTTTGTGGTCCAGAGGATTCTGTCTGTGCCAATGATGCCCGTGTTCAAACTGGCTGCGGCTGATCGCCGATTCTTTAGTGAAATGGTTGAGCATTTTGCAGTAAGCGTTGCCCGGTCATCAGGATCAGTGTAGTGCGCCACTCGGTTTACATAGAGGACTTGTCCGCCGTTGTCGAAGAACGCGCGAGCGGTATACGCAAGGTAACCATCGGCGATGTAGGAGCCGAACTTACGCACGAACTGCTCCCAGCTTGTCACAAGGATCGCCTTGTTGATGGGTCCTTTTTCTGCAATTCCTATCATTCCGCATGCCGACGTAGAAATCTGCTTCACGTAGTAGCTGAAGTCGGTCTCTTTCGTATAAACTCCGGGCGAGAGATATGATGTCATTTAAGTTTTCCTTTCTTCTGCCTAGCCTGCTGCTCACCAACTTCCACAGCGCTTTCTGGAGTGTCCACACCGACTTCAGCACTCACGGCATGATCTTCACTGTCGCCTGGTTTGTTCACAAGAGAAACAAGCCCACGAGCAGCAGCAAGTTGAATCTCATCGGAGACATGCTCCGCGAGTATTTCCCGACATTCGCGAGCCGAAAGATGCAGTCCCTCGCCATCCGTCGCAAGATGAAGTGCAAGCGGCTGAAAAAGCAAGTTCTTAATATTGAGTTTCATTGGTTGACTCCTTATGGATTCACTTCCAGTTTCAACCCGGTCGCAAGCTTCCCGGTCGTCACGCGGCCATCATAGACCGGGCAGTCCTCAATGCGGCATTTACCAGATGCCTGCCGCAGGTTCGATAGGTTAACTCTCTTCAAACCACCCAGTGGTGTAAGTTCAGTGATTGCAAGCGAGCCGTGCTCACCAACCGGAAGCGTCGGATGAAGCTGGTAGAACCGCGCGACTTTCTCAGTCAGGTCCAGAAGATCGCCTTCCTTACCTGTCGTGACAATGACGTCGAATTCGAGGTGATACAGCCTCGGAGACTTTCGCTCTTCGAAAGTCAAATCACTCTGGTTCTTCCTGACCTGCTTTGCAGGTGTTCTCCGCGCGCTGTCTTCCACCAGGGTTGGCCCCTGCAGAACAACACTCGGCGTTTTTGTTACTTCGAACACATCGTCAGCCGCGACGAGCACAGCACCCAGATCGACTTCGACCTTAACCAGCCGGACAAATGACTCAACGACTTTACGGATGAGCTCCACACTACTGCGCCTTCACCGCGTATTCTAGCGAGACCGACTGACCCTCCAAAAGCGTACGCCCGATCTGAAACATAATTGTGCCGGAATCAAGCGTCGACGTAACCGGCTGGCCGTCTATTTTTGCAGAGCCAGCCACAAAATCAAAAAGAGCGGGGATTGCTACCTTGTATGTGTTGACCTTGATAGGTTGTATCACGGTAATGGTCGTACTCGCTGTTGTAGTTTTGGTCACTCCGTATTCGTCCTCCCACTGAGCTTCAGCCGTAAGCGTTATAGGATCACGCGGCGCGAGAACATTCTTGAGATTCACAGCCATCACAACCGGGACGCCGCGTTTGGTCTGGGTCGATACCTGAGTAGTTGTAACCTGCAGAGACTCCGCGCCACATTGGGGTGTTGCAATAAGTAGCAAGACGAGCACAAGCATCGAGCTTATTATCTTCATATCTCCCTATCTCACTTTCATTTGAGAACTGAGGCCAGTGCCTCTCGGTAGTTATTGATCACTTCGTTCCGGTATTTCTCCATCGTCGGATGCAGGAAAGGCCTTGGTGGGATAACAATCACGGCACCACTCGGATGTTTTATCGTGCAGCCATATTCCATGATCGCGCCGATATTTGCGGCGTTCTCGCCGTCCTTGTAGAAGCTGGTCCGCAGGAGACCAACAAACGCACGGTCTGAGAGTATCTTCTGAGTTATAGAATTCAACAGAAATCCCGTGTCAATCAGCGCCTTCGAGGATCCTTTCCGGTCGATTGTCACCTGTGCAAGCGGAGGAAACTGTTTGCCACCCGGTGCCTGATCTCGTATTCCACGCTTTATTTCCCGCACAAGAAGCAGTGCGTTCTTTACCGTTGCCTGCCGGATCGCAAGAACCAGTCGCTGATCAAGCCCATTCGTGAGTAACTGCTTTGCTTCCGCCCAGTTGCCGAATCGCTTAACTCCCATGCAAGACCACCAACTCAAGAACCTTATGTGTCACCACACCAAAAAGCGATTGCGGCGCAACTGTCTGCACCCGGAAGTCTCGACCATAGAAACGAACACGATCCTCCACGCGAACATCCAGCTCAGGAAGAACACTTGCGGTGGCATCCACCCTCTGGGCTATATCTGCCGGTGGAGTCTCAGAAATCTCCAGATGGAACACACAAAACTCGACGAACTCTCCCTCGTCGGAACCATACAGGTTTTCGCTCGCCTGTTTCCTAAGTAGCGCTGCCGATTGACCCGACGCGGTGATGAGATTTCTGACCTCGGCCACCGCTGCCGCTTTTTCCAGATCAGTGAGTATGGTCATGGTGATCACGATGACAGTGATGTCGACCCTGCTCGAATATGACCGGTCTAAGCGGCTTGGGCGTGAAGACATATCCATCATCCACCGCTGCATCCGGTTTTATCTCTCGAAGCCGCTCGGAATATGTCGTCGAGAGATCTGCCTCCAGTTTTGCCCAGTTCTGCGGCTGGCTCGTCTTATCCACCCGCTTATCGCCCGACGAAAACGAGAACGAGTTAGCGGTAGCGATGCGCATGAAGCGACATGCTTCAATCTGTGCTT of the bacterium genome contains:
- a CDS encoding phage tail tape measure protein, encoding MNDLGLGIIVSLKDAFTQNATRVQSSMQSLDASVEAAGLNMTRNLGLIEKGTTMVGAGLALLAIPTGLVASTVATQTALGELASVGVKDFRAMEDAAESFTNQWAGTNKAEFITAAYDVKSALANLSDQAVGTFAAMAALTAKATKATTQEMVETFTTAYGIFKPLAKDMSDIEWAKMFSGALSQTVGVFKTTGPQMAEAIKNIGAIAAASNVPLQEQMAILGQLQTTMPGSEAGTLYKAFMLKVAEAGDELGLSFVDTSGRLKGILPILQEVKRGFPDLSQAAAQVKLKKAFGSDEAVRFLLQMSMGMDQLEGNIKSVEQAMKSGTVTTEQMAKAMNQDIGSQYGLVKQQLTNLFEILGRTMLPVVIPLFQMFSRFILHLQSMAKSMPDITRKVLTLCAALGAILVVVGAVVSAIGTIGIVLPALKAGLVAMGPMLAGVGSTVSAYFWPVVAVIAAVVIAVVLLKRAWETNFAGIRDVVMGAWNRTKLAFQGVWALISSIRGGSGQMSAELAQKLQAAGLMKFVTTVFQVYYRVRQFLSGLWQAFSSVFDKIRSILEPAVRALMGAFGELGKALGSIFAAFGLATTAVDASSFKSFGQTLGTVLGIIAQVAAYIIKFIVYPLSWVIRIIAAVVQAAVWFGKVIITAFVAAAPYVYRFYLPLRMLIQALLTVGRVAYTVWRMITGDISVVDGLKTIGSAIFGFLSTPFLWIRDIASSTWNWLRNLFSGFGGFFRSAGTTLLSAFQSLPVVTTISKVLSTIRSLVSGRINLTEAGKQILITLGRGIWSAVIYPFDVMKRALGWLRRLLPFSDAQEGPLSTLTASGAAILRTLAQGMLSLISLPGQVLSTVFRSMLNATNWVWDEMRALGAGLVSTVSSAFSQIGSIAGSTWSRVRGSAASAWSSITLMASNAAGWLRAPFTALASGASSAWSVVRGAASNAFSYILSSSSSLISSAFQSGRSVMTTIASGIRSAVAAPYEAARSALSRLRRLLPFSDAQEGPLSTLTRSGAAMLEAFSAGITRASELPARALHRSLGTARNLMSVGLPTSALAATLALTPVVAGAVPGIAPVEHVGQTVERSRLLAVTRGTLASEQIAGVTARSEELRPLLEAILVKLDGLSDRPIEVDVTTKLDGRQIARAVYKDMREQKIKNYETM
- a CDS encoding phage tail protein, which gives rise to MEVMMPQSLYQNWQFAIEVNGFDVALFKKGQEPKTEFEEVAFAPAGSMFDQKVAGRMKFGDVTLEKGVLADGSDEAARDWVRIQADVNSGVGALPEEYMRDIDIVRYDRAGNETRRWTLVGAWVKSLEYDDLEGGSSDNTIEKITICYQYWI
- a CDS encoding phage tail sheath subtilisin-like domain-containing protein — its product is MTSYLSPGVYTKETDFSYYVKQISTSACGMIGIAEKGPINKAILVTSWEQFVRKFGSYIADGYLAYTARAFFDNGGQVLYVNRVAHYTDPDDRATLTAKCSTISLKNRRSAAASLNTGIIGTDRILWTTKAAGAAGNSITIALVKSGNDTPLSIEVTGQAITIHLATNATGDTTSTTAQVVAAVVAHAGTSALIQASSTDTGVVTPAASTHLAGGQDPQDTLKVSAINEGTWGDALSVQVTDSTQDAANEFDLIVRYKGETVEVFRNLSMDESKSNHVEIVVNEVSEFITVDDLSVASNAAQDRPAVGAFSLTAGDNGISGLADADYIGDASQHTGFYAFDEIDALNIVLAPGVTTAQVIAGGITYAENRKDLLFITEPPIHLEPLEVIDFRKGQGTYTHAAFNSSYAALYYPWLEISDPLTRKSKLVPPTGAVAGCIARSDQKTDVWYAPAGIDRGRIYNVLSLAYKTNRGERDTLYSEGINVIASFPDTGINVWGQKTLQSQSSALDRINVRRLMMYVEEAVSQSSRFVVFEPNNSQTWRALVRLITPFLSNIKSKGGFYDFRVQCDDETNTAQMIDQNQMVCRVFVKPTKTAEFVELNFVLTATGADFSEIF